In a single window of the ANME-2 cluster archaeon genome:
- a CDS encoding peptide-binding protein, giving the protein MEKKEIVIILIIIAMCLITPVINAESTINDNTKNQLRIADKTGDWGYPNPYLAYARGPGYMRMHFIFDTLVWKNETTQYIPLLAEKWEYLSDEDAYVFHLNKNAKWHDMEPLTAEDVVFTIEYMKEHPYGWVILDSVDRGEVLDEHTVKIHMSSPYAPFMEDIGGSMPILPEHIWKDVENPMDFTDETAFIGSGPYTYVDFSKEHGTYQYEAFGEYYLGKPIIDKLIYVKTGDPQMTLQRGEADFTSIKSDFVEQIKEDGFVVIKGPHYWNKKLMINHNIEPLDNIIFRQALAHAINQDEFVDKSLRGHGKPASYGLISSESVWISPNVPDYPYDPDKAIELITSLGYELKDGVFTKNGKTLELQILVSMISTGGEGTPDRDGEIIMNQLEKVGIKVDLTSLDTKIVDTKVINWDFDLAISGHGAIGGDPKILHEKTLQVPGVKPNPNCARYNKSEELNKLLDDVMHEMDPEKRKEAVFEAQNVYARELPAISIYYPTWYNAYDPDTGVEWFETIGGVSKGIPIPQNKLALIGSSAAKEGKEITDVTSIPVENETQGSPLMPFLAVIALLLAFMAIRIKR; this is encoded by the coding sequence ATGGAAAAAAAAGAGATAGTTATTATATTAATAATTATTGCTATGTGCTTAATTACACCTGTAATAAATGCCGAATCTACAATAAATGACAATACTAAGAATCAACTTAGAATAGCTGATAAAACAGGTGACTGGGGATATCCGAATCCTTATCTGGCATATGCAAGAGGACCTGGATATATGCGTATGCATTTTATCTTTGATACACTTGTATGGAAGAATGAAACTACACAGTACATTCCCCTGCTTGCAGAAAAATGGGAATATCTAAGCGATGAGGATGCTTATGTTTTTCATCTTAACAAGAACGCAAAATGGCATGATATGGAGCCATTAACTGCCGAAGACGTTGTTTTTACCATAGAATACATGAAAGAACATCCTTATGGATGGGTCATTCTGGACAGTGTAGATAGAGGAGAAGTACTTGATGAGCATACAGTAAAGATCCACATGAGCAGTCCGTATGCACCATTTATGGAGGATATAGGCGGTTCAATGCCAATTCTTCCTGAACATATATGGAAGGATGTCGAAAATCCCATGGACTTCACAGATGAGACTGCATTCATCGGATCAGGACCCTATACATATGTTGATTTCAGCAAAGAGCACGGCACCTATCAATATGAGGCATTCGGGGAATATTATCTCGGGAAGCCCATTATTGACAAACTGATATATGTGAAAACAGGTGACCCTCAAATGACCCTGCAGCGCGGCGAGGCTGATTTCACCTCTATTAAGTCTGATTTTGTAGAACAAATAAAAGAGGATGGATTTGTTGTGATCAAAGGTCCGCATTACTGGAATAAAAAATTAATGATAAACCATAATATTGAACCGCTTGATAATATTATATTCAGACAGGCACTGGCCCATGCCATCAATCAGGACGAATTTGTAGATAAATCACTCCGAGGACATGGAAAACCTGCCAGTTACGGACTGATCTCATCTGAAAGTGTATGGATAAGCCCGAATGTGCCTGACTACCCTTATGATCCTGACAAAGCAATTGAATTGATCACCTCACTCGGATATGAACTAAAGGACGGTGTTTTCACAAAGAATGGCAAGACTTTGGAACTCCAGATACTGGTCTCCATGATCAGTACCGGAGGAGAGGGGACACCTGACCGTGACGGTGAGATCATAATGAACCAGCTTGAAAAGGTAGGAATAAAGGTAGACCTGACATCACTTGATACCAAGATAGTTGATACAAAAGTGATAAACTGGGACTTTGATCTGGCGATCTCAGGTCATGGGGCCATTGGCGGTGATCCAAAGATACTGCATGAGAAAACACTTCAAGTACCTGGTGTCAAACCAAATCCAAATTGTGCACGATATAACAAGAGTGAAGAGTTGAACAAGTTGCTCGATGATGTTATGCACGAAATGGATCCCGAAAAGAGAAAAGAAGCAGTATTTGAGGCCCAGAATGTTTATGCCAGGGAACTTCCTGCAATTTCAATATATTATCCTACCTGGTATAATGCATATGATCCGGATACAGGAGTTGAGTGGTTCGAAACGATCGGAGGAGTTTCTAAAGGAATTCCGATACCACAGAATAAACTTGCACTTATAGGATCGTCGGCTGCCAAAGAAGGAAAAGAAATAACAGATGTAACCTCAATACCAGTTGAAAATGAAACACAAGGTTCTCCGCTAATGCCATTTTTGGCTGTAATTGCACTCCTGTTAGCATTCATGGCAATACGAATAAAGCGCTAA
- a CDS encoding formylmethanofuran dehydrogenase, giving the protein MNYTETESIVKKAIQFHGHQCPGLAIGIQVSKTVLQELGKPARDEEMVAIVENNSCGLDAIQLLTGCTFGKGNLIFKDFGKYVYTFMNRENQKALRISINKDAIRMDKEHLELFAKIKEKSASPEEQEEFKKLHIKKSNEILKIPQDDLMVIRNIDFSPPPMASLHESVECSICGESVMETKVRLLNGNPHCIPCFRREYNKL; this is encoded by the coding sequence ATGAATTATACCGAAACTGAATCCATAGTTAAAAAAGCTATACAGTTCCATGGACACCAGTGTCCAGGACTTGCAATTGGAATACAGGTATCCAAAACCGTACTACAGGAACTTGGGAAACCAGCCAGGGATGAAGAGATGGTTGCGATCGTTGAAAATAATTCATGTGGTCTTGATGCCATTCAGTTACTTACAGGCTGCACATTCGGAAAAGGAAATTTGATATTCAAAGATTTTGGTAAATATGTTTATACTTTCATGAACCGTGAAAATCAAAAAGCACTGCGTATCTCTATAAACAAAGATGCCATCCGGATGGATAAGGAACATCTTGAACTTTTTGCAAAGATCAAGGAAAAGTCAGCTAGTCCGGAAGAACAAGAGGAATTTAAAAAGCTGCATATTAAAAAAAGCAATGAGATACTTAAAATTCCACAGGACGATCTGATGGTAATAAGAAATATTGATTTTTCGCCGCCGCCTATGGCAAGTCTTCATGAATCCGTAGAATGTTCCATATGCGGCGAATCAGTAATGGAAACAAAGGTCAGACTTCTGAATGGTAATCCTCATTGCATCCCGTGTTTTCGAAGGGAGTATAATAAATTGTAG
- the tsaA gene encoding tRNA (N6-threonylcarbamoyladenosine(37)-N6)-methyltransferase TrmO — MNTETSSETFSVNPIGYIESEYQNFDELPHPHGNEGGNKHTSTIVLYPEHAEGISGMDGYSHIFVLFWVHKSGEWKMPEHHHKPDHVKVFATRMPVRPNPIGLSAVEIEDISYDSGRIIVKGLDALDKTPVLDIKPYIPYFDSYPEASLPEWVGKHLKEGHHHHHSH; from the coding sequence ATGAATACGGAAACTTCCAGTGAGACTTTTTCGGTAAATCCGATAGGCTATATTGAATCAGAATATCAGAACTTTGATGAATTACCCCATCCCCATGGAAATGAAGGCGGGAATAAGCATACTTCTACAATAGTGCTATATCCCGAACATGCAGAGGGAATATCAGGGATGGATGGTTATTCTCATATATTCGTTCTTTTCTGGGTTCACAAATCAGGTGAGTGGAAGATGCCAGAGCACCATCATAAGCCCGATCATGTTAAAGTATTTGCTACCAGGATGCCTGTTCGGCCTAATCCGATAGGTCTATCTGCAGTTGAAATAGAAGACATCTCTTATGATAGCGGAAGGATTATAGTAAAAGGACTGGATGCACTGGATAAGACTCCGGTATTGGATATAAAACCCTATATTCCATATTTTGATAGCTACCCTGAAGCAAGTTTGCCTGAATGGGTTGGAAAACATTTAAAAGAGGGCCACCACCACCACCATTCACATTAA
- a CDS encoding ABC transporter ATP-binding protein, with amino-acid sequence MSHRFTVFEAITESLRIHGLFDDSSAEQIKDALNEVQLPDEDYFIQKYPHELSGGELQRVAIARALILEPGLLIADESTSFLDPSVQAKILKLLLELQNERGISMLFVMHDIGVARKVSDRIAVLHNGMIVENGPADRVISNPQHFYTKLLIDASKGTEV; translated from the coding sequence ATCAGCCACAGGTTTACTGTTTTTGAAGCGATTACCGAATCTCTGCGGATACATGGATTATTTGATGATAGTTCGGCAGAGCAGATCAAGGATGCTTTGAATGAAGTGCAGTTGCCTGATGAAGATTATTTTATACAAAAATATCCGCATGAACTGAGCGGCGGTGAATTGCAGCGTGTGGCTATAGCGCGTGCACTTATACTTGAGCCTGGACTGCTTATTGCAGATGAGTCCACGTCTTTCCTTGATCCGAGTGTCCAGGCAAAGATATTGAAACTTTTGCTTGAACTCCAGAATGAGCGTGGCATTTCTATGTTATTTGTTATGCATGACATCGGCGTTGCACGCAAGGTTAGTGACCGGATCGCAGTTTTACATAATGGCATGATCGTAGAGAACGGTCCGGCAGACAGGGTTATTTCGAATCCGCAGCATTTTTATACGAAACTTTTGATCGATGCGTCAAAGGGTACTGAAGTGTGA
- a CDS encoding SocA family protein → MEDANSCTDFFGEFPKDKFKNVLHYIIHNTGHINNVGKTVLFKVLYFTDFNYYELFEEKLTGETYLKYPFGPAPCDFDEVVLELKLEGAIRETEYGYGTYRQIKYFSTTEPDTSKLSRDKLDFIDKTIDSYSHFSAKEVSELSHHDAPYIAAEDFEELDYEMVFYRTSELSVRNYDDEDGSD, encoded by the coding sequence ATGGAAGATGCAAATTCTTGTACGGATTTTTTTGGAGAATTTCCTAAAGATAAATTCAAAAACGTTCTTCATTACATAATACATAATACTGGACATATCAATAATGTAGGTAAAACAGTATTATTTAAGGTTTTATACTTCACTGATTTTAATTATTATGAGTTATTTGAAGAAAAATTGACTGGTGAGACTTATTTAAAATATCCATTTGGCCCGGCACCATGTGATTTTGATGAAGTAGTTTTAGAACTTAAATTGGAAGGGGCGATACGGGAAACTGAATATGGTTATGGAACATACCGGCAAATAAAATACTTCTCAACCACTGAACCTGATACATCTAAATTAAGTAGAGACAAATTGGATTTTATTGATAAAACTATTGATTCTTATTCACATTTTAGTGCAAAAGAAGTAAGTGAATTATCACACCATGATGCTCCTTACATTGCAGCAGAGGATTTTGAAGAATTAGATTACGAAATGGTATTCTATAGAACTTCAGAACTTTCAGTAAGGAACTATGATGATGAAGATGGCAGCGATTAA
- a CDS encoding DUF3368 domain-containing protein: MPEAMYEGKIISLREELDKLHNEAGFWIDDELYRRALTVAKE; the protein is encoded by the coding sequence ATGCCCGAAGCCATGTATGAAGGTAAGATTATATCCCTTCGGGAGGAGTTGGATAAACTTCACAACGAGGCAGGATTCTGGATAGATGATGAATTATACCGCCGGGCTTTAACAGTGGCAAAGGAATAA
- a CDS encoding UPF0175 family protein produces MGTLILEIPDDIADAIRLPLKEVDRELHKELALALYQRGVLSSGKACSLAGMTRWEFEDFLALHRVRRHYTDENLKEDINYARSHV; encoded by the coding sequence ATGGGTACGCTAATATTGGAAATACCAGATGACATTGCAGATGCAATTCGCTTACCTCTTAAGGAAGTGGATCGGGAACTGCACAAAGAACTGGCTTTAGCGTTGTATCAGCGTGGTGTGCTTTCATCTGGTAAAGCATGTTCACTTGCCGGTATGACTCGCTGGGAGTTCGAGGATTTTCTTGCACTGCACAGGGTCCGGCGGCACTACACAGATGAAAATTTGAAAGAAGATATAAATTATGCCCGAAGCCATGTATGA
- a CDS encoding 4Fe-4S binding protein produces MKRNSILLPVFCIALTMILICVPVMAEGVGGGNGTGVGGGRNTDISSVSSGLLSPQFILGGLVALAGLILLRTTKINWNIRTLLMCAVFVLFGVLVIMHQPSPLRAVVDPVTALLTGSAITLKKTTALIFIGGLSVIGAKLFCGWVCPFGALQEIVNRIPAPSGKKINLPFNISNGIRISIFVISLIMVLATGNDLYTYHNILNPFELFDWHFELVLAVLVGAVLVASVFVYRPFCYLVCPVGLLTWLLEYMSIFRVRLDRSKCNDCNKCIQMSPCPSVKAIVDGDKLRPDCYACGVCIDACPTDALVFGIGKTRAKRSRDRESGD; encoded by the coding sequence ATGAAACGAAATTCGATCTTATTACCAGTCTTCTGCATCGCTTTAACCATGATACTTATCTGCGTGCCAGTTATGGCAGAAGGTGTAGGAGGAGGTAACGGCACTGGTGTGGGTGGTGGCAGAAATACTGACATATCCTCAGTCTCGTCCGGGCTATTATCGCCACAATTCATTCTCGGAGGACTTGTTGCATTAGCAGGACTCATCCTCCTGAGAACAACTAAGATCAATTGGAACATCCGGACACTCCTGATGTGTGCCGTCTTTGTACTCTTTGGGGTGCTGGTGATCATGCACCAGCCAAGCCCGCTGCGGGCAGTAGTGGATCCGGTAACGGCTCTTTTGACTGGCAGTGCAATCACTCTTAAGAAAACAACGGCGTTAATCTTCATCGGCGGCTTGTCAGTAATCGGAGCGAAACTGTTCTGCGGGTGGGTCTGCCCATTCGGGGCATTACAAGAGATCGTAAACAGGATTCCAGCACCATCCGGGAAGAAGATCAATCTGCCGTTCAATATCTCAAATGGCATCCGGATTTCGATATTTGTTATTAGTTTAATCATGGTTCTCGCCACAGGAAACGATCTTTACACATACCATAACATCCTGAACCCTTTTGAACTATTTGACTGGCATTTTGAGCTGGTGCTGGCAGTTCTGGTCGGGGCGGTGCTGGTCGCATCAGTATTTGTGTATCGCCCTTTCTGCTATCTCGTGTGCCCGGTTGGGCTCTTGACATGGCTGCTTGAGTATATGAGTATATTTCGTGTGCGCCTTGACCGGAGCAAATGCAATGACTGCAATAAATGTATCCAAATGTCGCCATGCCCGTCTGTCAAAGCAATCGTGGACGGTGATAAGTTGCGACCCGATTGCTATGCATGTGGTGTGTGCATCGACGCGTGCCCGACCGATGCGCTGGTGTTTGGGATTGGTAAGACGAGGGCTAAGAGGAGCAGAGACAGGGAAAGTGGTGATTGA
- a CDS encoding winged helix-turn-helix transcriptional regulator — MKRLLWWLIAGTKGGVNRARIIKALHDRPYNANQLSEVLGLDYKTIKHHQKVLSDNGVITSAGGGYGTMYFLSPVMEGNYALFEEIWEKIGNKFK; from the coding sequence ATGAAACGCTTACTTTGGTGGCTGATTGCAGGCACAAAAGGTGGTGTGAACCGTGCTCGCATAATCAAGGCGCTGCATGACCGCCCATACAATGCCAATCAGTTATCAGAAGTGTTGGGATTGGACTATAAGACGATAAAACACCATCAAAAGGTTCTTTCCGACAACGGCGTGATCACATCTGCGGGGGGTGGCTATGGCACAATGTATTTCTTATCACCAGTTATGGAGGGAAATTATGCGCTATTTGAAGAGATTTGGGAGAAAATTGGGAATAAATTCAAGTGA